The following are from one region of the Littorina saxatilis isolate snail1 linkage group LG4, US_GU_Lsax_2.0, whole genome shotgun sequence genome:
- the LOC138964746 gene encoding mitochondrial inner membrane protease ATP23 homolog — MASKEPHEKADDGDLTSAPRQKFQRTEEEDYGYYFYPQRSGSEEVKSFWRSLWGRTGADNFRCEANVVWCMENNPMVKLLSRALKSHGCEVNLRRHISCENCLEKVNGGFDPTTNQVVICQNNVKKRNTCCNVLAHEFIHAFDSCRAKVDFEDLHHLACTEIRAANLMHCSFLTAVAAGDASSINIKQRHAQCVKSKALQSVLMVRNVPIEKAMVIVDSVFDKCYNDLEPVGRRPRKNSRDPERALLEGQYYGYS, encoded by the exons ATGGCTTCCAAAGAACCGCATGAGAAAGCAGACGACGGCGATCTGACCTCTGCGCCTCGTCAGAAGTTCCAGAGAACAGAGGAGGAGGATTATGGCTATTATTTCTATCCTCAGCGGAGTGGTTCGGAAGAGGTCAAGTCTTTCTGGCGTTCGCTGTGGGGACGTACTGGGGCAGACAACTTTCGGTGCGAGGCCAATGTCGTTTGGTGTATGGAAAACA ATCCAATGGTGAAACTATTATCCAGAGCTTTAAAATCACATGGATG TGAAGTGAACCTGCGACGTCATATATCATGTGAAAACTGCTTGGAAAAAGTGAATGGTGGATTTGATCCAACTACAAATCAG GTGGTGATATGTCAGAACAACGTAAAAAAGCGCAACACATGTTGCAACGTGCTGGCTCATGAGTTCATTCATGCCTTCGACTCCTGTCGAGCGAAGGTCGATTTCGAAGATCTTCATCACTTGGCTTGCACTGAG ATCCGGGCAGCCAACCTCATGCACTGTTCCTTCCTCACGGCTGTTGCAGCAGGCGATGCTTCTTCAATAAACATCAAACAGCGACATGCA CAATGTGTGAAGTCCAAAGCCTTGCAGTCAGTTCTGATGGTACGCAATGTTCCCATTGAAAAAGCTATGGTGATCGTCGACAGTGTCTTCGACAAGTGTTACAACGACCTTGAACCTGTAGGTCGACGACCACGGAAAAATTCACGGGACCCAGAGAGAGCATTACTAGAAGGACAGTACTATGGCTATAGTTGA